The genomic interval GTTTATTTGCAACGGTAGCTCTGTTGTATAGGGCTTTTGATACAAGGCGTTCTCCCTTAACCCCGGTGTTGCGGTCTTTAGTGACCGTTCGGGTTTCACAAATTAATTGGTGTCATTTTTGTGTCGATATAAATTCGTTCACTTTAGCAAAGCGATGTGGATCGATGGAAAAAGTCAGAGAGCTGGCAACGTGGAGAGAAAGCACGCTTTTTGATGACCTTGAAAGGGCGGTTTTAGATTACGCAGAGGCAATAACTTATACTGATCGTCAGGTTACTGATGAGCAATTTGAATCATTGAAAAAACATTTTGATGACGAAGCTGTTGTGGAGATTACCGGGCTAATCGCGTTTCAGAATATGTCCAGTAAATTCAACAGCGCCCTTGACATACCACCACAAGGTTTTTGTTCACCAACGGGGCGTCGCTGGTAATCGGCAGTACCAAAGAAGTGTAACTTTATGAAGAATTCCCGGCAAAAACAAAATCCGGGATGCATTCTTTTATATTCTTGCTCAGAGTAACATCTCAATTAATGTATTCAACGCACGGTTGTTGAGTACACGGCTCAATGTTGATTCAGCACCGGGTATAGAATATCTGGAATACCTGACACCAAAAAACGGCCGCCCGATGATTAACGAATAAAAAGGAGAAAATTATGAATTCAGAAAAAATGCGCCTTGAAGAAGATAAAAGCGGGGAAAAATCGTGGAAGAAATGGGGTCCATATGTAACGGAACGCCAGTGGGGAACCGTCAGGGAAGATTATAGTCCTCAGGGTACCGCATGGGAATATGTTTCCCACGATGCCGCACGGAGTAAGGCATTTCGATGGGGAGAAGAGGGAATCGCCGGTTTTTGTGATGACAGACAAACGATATGCCTTTCCCTTGCCCTCTGGAACGGCCGTGATACAATCCTGAAAGAACGTTTTTTTGGCCTGACAGGGAACGAAGGGAATCACGGTGAAGACGTGAAAGAATATTATTACTACCTCGATAATACCCCGGTGCATTCTTATATGAAAATGTTGTATAAGTACCCGCAAAAAGAATTCCCCTATACGGAGCTGGTGAATGAAAATCGACGTCGCGGAAGACATAAACCGGAATTTGAACTTATTGATACCGGGATATTTGATGAAAATAGGTACTTTGACGTGTTTATCGAGTACGCCAAAGTTTCGCCGGAAGATATCCTGATTCGTTTTACTATTCACAATCGGGGACCGGAAGATGCGACCGTATCCATTATACCGCAGTTGTGGTTTCGAAATACCTGGTCATGGGGACTAACAGACTTTAAACCTGAACTGTTTGCGGTAAATAAAGAAATCATCCGTGTAGAACACGTAGATCTTGGCAGCAGGTGGCTTTATTGTGATGGAGCACCGGAGCTGTTGTTCTGTGAAAATGAGACGAATTACCGGCGGTTGTATGGGTTGTCATCTATGGAGGGTTTTTTCAAGGACGGCATTAATGATTATATCGTAAACGGGCATAAGATGGCCATAAATCCTGCAAAAAAAGGCACCAAAGGAGCGGCACATTACCAGCGCACCATTTCATCAGGTAATGCAACAAGTATTCGTTTAAGATTCTCGGGACATGCCTTGTCCAGCCCCTTTAAAAAATTTAACAAGATGTTTCAGCAAAGCATTGCGGAAGCGGATGAATTCTACGCGGACCTGCAGTCAGAAATCAAAGAGGAAGATGCAAGGAATGTGCAGCGCCAGGCATTTGCCGGCATGCTCTGGTCAAAACAATTTTATTATTTTGATGTGCGCAGATGGTTAACGGGAGACAGCGGGCAGCCCCCACCGCCTCACGAACGGTTGGATGGACGCAATCATGAATGGGTTCATCTTCACAACGCAGACATTATTTCCATGCCTGATAAATGGGAATTCCCCTGGTATGCCGCATGGGATCTGGCATTTCATTGTCTGCCACTGGTGTTGGTTGATCCGGAATTTGCCAAAGGGCAGCTTTTACTACTCACCCGCGAATGGTACATGCATCCCAACGGACAATTGCCAGCCTACGAATGGGCCTTTAGCGATGTGAATCCCCCTGTCCATGCCTGGGCAACGTGGCGTGTCTATAAAATTGATAAAAAAAGAAATAAGGGGAAAGGGGACATTGATTTCCTGTCACGGGTCTTCCATAAACTTTTGCTCAACTTTACCTGGTGGGTCAACATAAAGGATGAGCATGGTCATAACCTATTCCAGGGGGGCTTTCTGGGATTGGACAATATTGGCGTCTTTGACCGAAGTGCGGCATTGCCAACCGGTGGGCATATCGAACAAGCCGATGGAACGAGCTGGATGGCTATGTATTGTCTGAATCTCATGCACATTGCCCTTGAATTGTCAATATATAATCCCATCTATCAGGATCTGGCAATCAAGTTTTTCGAACACTTCCTCTATATCGCCGCCGCAATGAAAAATCTTGGTAACATTGGCATTAATTTGTGGAATGAGGATGATAAATTTTTTTATGATGTTCTTCATTGCCCCATAGCAAATCATAGCAAGTGTGATGTCATGCAGTTAAAAGTGCGCTCTATGGTGGGATTAACTCCTCTTTTCGCAGTTGAGACCCTTGAGCCTCACCTTCTTGAACAGGTCCCGAAGTTTAAGAAGCGGCTCGATTGGTTTCTGGAAAACCGGCCCGACCTGGCAAGTCTGATTTCCCGCTGGACAGAACCCGGTGTTGGCGAGCGGCGGCTGCTTTCGCTGCTGCGGGGACACCGGATGAAACATCTGCTTAAGCGCATGTTGGATGAAAGTGAGTTTTTGTCTGATTACGGGGTTCGGGCATTATCCCGTTATCACCTGGAACACCCCTTTGTCTTACATTTTAACGGCAATACATTTTCAGTGTCTTATCAGCCTGCCGAGTCGGACTCAGGTTTGTTTGGCGGCAATTCCAACTGGCGGGGACCCATTTGGTTTCCCATGAATTTTTTGATTATCGAGTCACTGCAAAAATTCCATCACTATTATGGAGACGATTTCAAGATTGAATGCCCGACGGGGTCAGGAAATTTTATGACCATCAATGATGTTGCCAATGAGCTGTCGCGGCGTCTGACCCGAATATTTTTGCAGAATAAGGATGGGAATCGTCCTGTATTCGGCTACAGTGAAAAAATTCAAAAAGACCCGCATTTTCGAAATTACCTATTGTTTCATGAGTATTTTCACGGCGATACCGGAAGGGGTGCTGGCGCTTCTCATCAAACCGGCTGGACCGGTTTGGTGGCAAAACTGCTGCAACCCAGGGACGTCGGACAACCTTGATTCTATAGGAATCAAAAGAAAGGCAGAGGGATTCAATGAAAGCCATTGCAGTTGTACCGGGTCGGCCAGATTCATTGCATATACGGGAGATACCCAAACCAATGGTGACTGATGTCCCTGATGGAAGAGGTGTTCTGGTAAAGGTGCTGAGAGTGGGCGTTGACGGGACAGATAAAGAAATTAATGCCGCAGAGTATGGTACTGCGCCACCCGGAGATGATTTTCTCATTATTGGTCATGAGTCTTTTGGCATTGTCGAAGATGTGGGCTCTCATGTGAGTGGTCTGAAGGCCGGTGATTATGTTGTGGCAACGGTCAGACGTCCTGGAACTTCCCTATATGATAAAATCGGGACGTACGACATGACTACAGACGATGTCTATTATGAACGGGGAATCAATCTGAGACATGGGTATATGACTGAGTATTATGTGGATGAACCGGAATATATCGTTAAAGTTCCACCGGGGTTAAAAGAGGTAGGCGTACTTCTGGAACCTACCAGTGTGATCGAAAAGGGGATAGCTCAGGCGTATGAAATCCAGCGACGGTTAAGGGTGTGGCGTCCCAAGCGGGCCGCTGTGCTCGGTGCCGGTACTATCGGATTGCAGGCAACTCTGGCGCTGCGTCTTCGCGGATTGCAGGTTTGTGCTTTCGGACGGACCAAACCACCTTACTTAAACTCTCAGCTTTTGAATCAAATAGGTGCATGCTATCATAGTCTTCAGGATGTTACTTTAACGGAATCTTTCGGA from Candidatus Kuenenia stuttgartiensis carries:
- a CDS encoding carboxymuconolactone decarboxylase family protein, whose product is MRIAVKAIKKYPWYLKPFFWNQKRKYGQVLNPGLIWARVPRLFATVALLYRAFDTRRSPLTPVLRSLVTVRVSQINWCHFCVDINSFTLAKRCGSMEKVRELATWRESTLFDDLERAVLDYAEAITYTDRQVTDEQFESLKKHFDDEAVVEITGLIAFQNMSSKFNSALDIPPQGFCSPTGRRW
- a CDS encoding MGH1-like glycoside hydrolase domain-containing protein; translation: MNSEKMRLEEDKSGEKSWKKWGPYVTERQWGTVREDYSPQGTAWEYVSHDAARSKAFRWGEEGIAGFCDDRQTICLSLALWNGRDTILKERFFGLTGNEGNHGEDVKEYYYYLDNTPVHSYMKMLYKYPQKEFPYTELVNENRRRGRHKPEFELIDTGIFDENRYFDVFIEYAKVSPEDILIRFTIHNRGPEDATVSIIPQLWFRNTWSWGLTDFKPELFAVNKEIIRVEHVDLGSRWLYCDGAPELLFCENETNYRRLYGLSSMEGFFKDGINDYIVNGHKMAINPAKKGTKGAAHYQRTISSGNATSIRLRFSGHALSSPFKKFNKMFQQSIAEADEFYADLQSEIKEEDARNVQRQAFAGMLWSKQFYYFDVRRWLTGDSGQPPPPHERLDGRNHEWVHLHNADIISMPDKWEFPWYAAWDLAFHCLPLVLVDPEFAKGQLLLLTREWYMHPNGQLPAYEWAFSDVNPPVHAWATWRVYKIDKKRNKGKGDIDFLSRVFHKLLLNFTWWVNIKDEHGHNLFQGGFLGLDNIGVFDRSAALPTGGHIEQADGTSWMAMYCLNLMHIALELSIYNPIYQDLAIKFFEHFLYIAAAMKNLGNIGINLWNEDDKFFYDVLHCPIANHSKCDVMQLKVRSMVGLTPLFAVETLEPHLLEQVPKFKKRLDWFLENRPDLASLISRWTEPGVGERRLLSLLRGHRMKHLLKRMLDESEFLSDYGVRALSRYHLEHPFVLHFNGNTFSVSYQPAESDSGLFGGNSNWRGPIWFPMNFLIIESLQKFHHYYGDDFKIECPTGSGNFMTINDVANELSRRLTRIFLQNKDGNRPVFGYSEKIQKDPHFRNYLLFHEYFHGDTGRGAGASHQTGWTGLVAKLLQPRDVGQP
- a CDS encoding glucose 1-dehydrogenase codes for the protein MKAIAVVPGRPDSLHIREIPKPMVTDVPDGRGVLVKVLRVGVDGTDKEINAAEYGTAPPGDDFLIIGHESFGIVEDVGSHVSGLKAGDYVVATVRRPGTSLYDKIGTYDMTTDDVYYERGINLRHGYMTEYYVDEPEYIVKVPPGLKEVGVLLEPTSVIEKGIAQAYEIQRRLRVWRPKRAAVLGAGTIGLQATLALRLRGLQVCAFGRTKPPYLNSQLLNQIGACYHSLQDVTLTESFGDHGPFDLILEATGYSPLVFEAMNILGKNGVLVLSSVTGGGRSVEIPSDKINMGFVLGNKVVVGTVNANREYFELGVKDFSLAEMQWPGWLSKLLTHQIGGLENYQDIIPILTKAKNVIKVFVQVADTQ